One stretch of Pomacea canaliculata isolate SZHN2017 linkage group LG1, ASM307304v1, whole genome shotgun sequence DNA includes these proteins:
- the LOC112562400 gene encoding puromycin-sensitive aminopeptidase-like: MSIISAAVRQIVTHKLKHRGLLESKLRSHLTRPTSCLLCHSSGITSRALKRCRGPSFQFVRCIQVVVNSYEMPEKKFERLPKDVVPKNYNIRLQPDIEKFTFVGSEEVEVEVKSSVKFIRLNCVDIDIKEATFQGTSKVKGELSYDKDEENVTITFPSDLEVGTGVLRLSFTGELNDKMKGFYRSKYTTPSGEERYAAVTQFEPTDARRAFPCWDEPAVKATFDVTMVAPQDRVVLSNMPVKSESPLESNNTMKVVSFERTPIMSTYLLAFVVGEFDYVEDRDSDNVLIRVYTPKGKKEQGQFALEVAQKTLPFYKDYFGIAYPLPKIDLIAVADFSAGAMENWGLVTYRETALLVDPQNTSARVRQWVALVVGHELAHQWFGNLVTMEWWTHLWLNEGFASWIEYLCVDHCFPEYDVWTQFINTDMGRALELDALDNSHPIEVEVNRPSEVDEIFDAISYSKGASVIRMLHSYIGDGSFRKGMNLYLNRHKFGNTQTEDLWAALEEASGKPVGSMMSTWTSQMGFPVLKVSQKQEGRSRTLTVEQEKFCADGKQAGEGYLWLLPVTVSTASKPDVPVKTILLDCSSSTITLDDISPDEWIKVNAGTVGVYRVQYSAEMLEQLIPAIRDKSLPPKDRLGLQNDLYALARAGRASAVDVLKVTEAFVNEDNYTVWSDLSMNLSSVAQLLQYTDVYPQFKAYVIKLFSSVAASVGWDSQPGEGHLVSMLRDIVLTRMGRYGDKATVAEAEKRFLAHASGEQVLPADLRGPVYITVLTNGGEAVFDKMLELYDKADMQEEKARINRALGSTQDEGLIRRTLQFAMSDKVRSQDSVFVIGGVTGSVKGRELAWQFVKDNWKELHNRYEGGFLLSRLVKSTTENFVTEEKAKEVEEFFTVNPAPAAERTVQQSCENIRLNARWMSREAEAVSAYLKSKA, from the exons ATGTCTATTATTTCAGCAGCTGTTAGGCAGATCGTGACGCATAAGCTGAAACACCGCGGATTACTAGAAAGTAAATTGAGATCCCACCTCACGAGACCAACAAGCTGTCTGCTTTGTCATTCCTCAGGGATCACTAGCAGAGCGCTCAAACGTTGCCGAGGACCTAGTTTTCAGTTCGTGCGTTGCATACAAGTTGTTGTAAACTCTTACGAAATGCCTGAAAAGAAATTTGAACGTCTACCGAAGGATGTTGTTCCCAAAAATTACAACATTCGACTTCAACCCGATATCGAAAAGTTCACTTTTGTGGGATCGGAAGAAGTAGAAGTCGAG GTCAAAAGTTCTGTGAAATTTATTCGACTGAATTGTGTGGACATAGACATCAAAGAGGCAACTTTTCAAG GCACATCCAAAGTGAAGGGTGAACTATCCTatgacaaagatgaagaaaatgttactATTACATTCCCATCAGATTTGGAG GTAGGAACTGGTGTGCTTCGACTGAGCTTCACTGGTGAGCTTAATGACAAGATGAAGGGCTTCTACCGAAGCAAGTACACCACACCTAGTGGAGAGGAGCGCTATGCAGCTGTTACACAGTTTGAG CCAACAGATGCCCGGCGAGCATTTCCATGCTGGGATGAACCAGCTGTCAAAGCAACATTTGATGTCACAATGGTTGCTCCCCAAGACAGAGTCGTACTTTCTAACATG CCTGTGAAATCAGAAAGTCCTCTTGAGTCCAACAATACAATGAAGGTTGTTAGTTTTGAACGTACTCCTATCATGTCAACATATCTTCTAGCTTTTGTGGTGGGTGAGTTTGACTATGTGGAAGACAGGGATTCTGACAATGTGCTTATCCGTGTTTACACTCCTAAAGGCAAGAAAGAACAAGGACAGTTTGCTCTTGAG GTCGCACAGAAAACTCTTCCTTTCTACAAAGACTACTTTGGCATAGCCTATCCCTTGCCAAAGATTGATCTCATTGCTGTAGCAGACTTTTCTGCAG GTGCAATGGAAAACTGGGGTCTGGTAACCTACCGAGAAACAGCCCTTCTTGTGGACCCGCAGAATACTTCAGCTCGTGTTAGGCAGTGGGTAGCTTTAGTGGTTGGCCACGAGTTGGCACATCAGTGGTTTGGAAACCTTGTAACCATG GAGTGGTGGACTCACTTGTGGCTCAATGAGGGCTTTGCCTCCTGGATTGAGTACCTCTGTGTGGATCACTGCTTTCCAGAATATGACGTGTGGACACAGttcatcaacactgacatgggCAGAGCTCTAGAGTTGGATGCACTGGACAATAGCCACCCTATTGAG GTGGAGGTTAACAGACCCTCAGAGGTAGATGAAATCTTTGATGCCATCTCCTACAGCAAGGGTGCTTCAGTCATCCGCATGTTGCACAGCTACATTGGAGATGGT AGTTTCCGCAAAGGTATGAATCTTTACCTCAACCGCCATAAGTTTGgtaacacacagacagaggaTCTCTGGGCAGCTCTTGAGGAGGCGAGTGGAAAACCTGTGGGCAGCATGATGAGTACGTGGACATCACAGATGGGCTTCCCTGTCCTCAAG GTCAGCCAGAAACAGGAAGGCAGATCACGAACGTTGACAGTAGAACAAGAAAAATTCTGTGCTGATGGCAAACAGGCAG GTGAAGGCTACCTCTGGCTGTTACCTGTCACTGTGTCCACTGCCTCCAAGCCCGATGTTCCAGTTAAAACCATTCTTTTGGACTGCTCTTCTTCCACAATTACACTTGATGACATAAGTCCAGATGAGTGGATTAAG gtgaatGCAGGTACTGTTGGAGTGTACAGAGTGCAGTATTCTGCTGAGATGCTGGAGCAGTTGATTCCTGCGATTAGAGACAAATCTCTGCCCCCTAAGGATCGCCTGGGTCTACAGAATGATTTATATGCTTTG GCTCGAGCAGGTAGAGCATCAGCAGTTGATGTTTTGAAAGTGACGGAGGCCTTTGTCAATGAAGACAACTACACTGTGTGGAGTGATCTCTCCATGAATCTGTCTTCGGTAGCACAGCTCTTGCAATACACAGACGTATATCCGCAGTTCAAAGCTTATGTAATTAAGCTATTCTCATCTGTGGCAGCTTCTGTAGGATGGGATTCCCAGCCGGGTGAAG GTCATCTCGTTTCCATGCTTCGAGATATAGTATTGACTCGAATGGGCCGCTATGGTGATAAGGCAACAGTTGCAGAGGCAGAGAAGCGATTTCTAGCACATGCCAGTGGAGAGCAGGTTCTTCCAGCAGATCTGAGAGGGCCT GTGTACATCACTGTCCTGACAAATGGTGGCGAGGCTGTCTTTGACAAAATGCTTGAG CTGTATGATAAAGCAGACATGCAGGAGGAAAAAGCGCGCATTAATCGTGCATTAGGATCCACTCAGGATGAAGGCCTCATCCGCAGAACTCTACAGTTCGCTATGTCG GACAAGGTTAGGTCACAAGACAGTGTCTTTGTTATTGGTGGAGTGACGGGATCtgtgaaggggagagaactggcTTGGCAGTTTGTCAAGGACAACTGGAAGGAACTTCACAATCGCTATGAAGGAGGTTTCCTACTCTCTCGTCTTGTCAAG tcaaCAACTGAAAACTTTGTGACAGAAGAGAAGGCAAAGGAAGTTGAG GAATTTTTCACAGTCAACCCAGCCCCTGCTGCTGAGAGAACAGTGCAGCAGTCATGTGAAAATATACGTCTCAACGCTCGCTGGATGTCGCGTGAGGCTGAAGCTGTTTCTGCTTATCTGAAAAGCAAGGCATGA